In one Alphaproteobacteria bacterium SS10 genomic region, the following are encoded:
- the moaC gene encoding cyclic pyranopterin monophosphate synthase MoaC, with amino-acid sequence MGNDNLTHLDHDGAARMVNVGDKPHTARKAIARGEVVMSADTLAKIEQAALNKGDVIGTARLAGVMAAKRTGDLIPLCHPLPLHHADVEIVADHALPGLQITGTASVTGPTGVEMEALAAVSVAALTIYDMAKAIDKAMTIQNIRLVHKSGGRSGTYNAPGEPDHG; translated from the coding sequence ATGGGCAACGATAACCTCACCCATCTCGATCACGATGGCGCCGCCCGCATGGTCAATGTCGGTGACAAACCCCATACCGCCCGTAAAGCAATCGCCAGGGGCGAGGTGGTGATGAGCGCCGACACCTTAGCCAAGATTGAACAGGCAGCACTCAATAAGGGCGATGTCATCGGTACCGCCCGATTGGCAGGGGTTATGGCCGCCAAACGAACTGGCGACCTGATCCCACTATGTCACCCACTCCCACTCCACCATGCCGATGTTGAGATCGTGGCCGACCACGCTCTTCCAGGCCTGCAAATTACCGGCACGGCCAGTGTAACCGGGCCAACGGGTGTTGAGATGGAAGCGCTAGCCGCCGTCTCCGTCGCCGCGCTGACGATCTATGACATGGCAAAGGCAATAGATAAGGCCATGACAATCCAGAATATTCGCCTGGTTCATAAATCCGGTGGCCGCTCTGGCACCTATAACGCGCCGGGTGAGCCAGACCATGGCTGA
- a CDS encoding molybdopterin molybdotransferase MoeA, with protein sequence MLSVDAAREQILAKLTAVDIEPVSLAQASGRVLAESPRALLTQPPASMSAMDGYAVRSDDVIPGTPLKLGGEASAGHPFDGEVKPGHAVRIFTGAVVPKGADAILIQEDTEPGVDGEVVPTANIAAGRNIRLAGIDFSEGDQPLKPGCLLTARHIGLVAAMNVTTIAAYRKPVVAVLSTGDEVKLPGSNLGPGDIVSSSGPALQAMLESWGCEVRNLGVARDDQAALTAAFQSALGADLLLTTGGVSVGAHDLVRDVLEGAGDGELAFWRIAMRPGKPLMFGHVGQLPVLGLPGNPVSSLVCALLFVWPAVQKLRGMTPEPMPFLPAILNAPLSKNGPRDHYQRASIEVDEAGGLHARAADSQDSSLMTVLANADGLIFQPAHSSALEAGSSVKVLRLKDFPGF encoded by the coding sequence ATGCTGAGCGTTGATGCCGCCCGGGAACAAATCCTCGCAAAACTCACCGCCGTTGATATTGAGCCGGTCTCACTTGCCCAGGCTTCCGGGCGAGTGCTGGCTGAAAGTCCCAGGGCCTTACTGACCCAGCCACCTGCCTCCATGTCCGCGATGGATGGCTATGCGGTACGGTCAGACGACGTGATCCCCGGTACGCCCCTGAAACTGGGTGGCGAGGCCAGTGCCGGACACCCATTTGATGGGGAGGTTAAACCCGGGCACGCCGTGCGCATCTTTACTGGCGCCGTGGTTCCAAAGGGCGCCGACGCCATCCTGATCCAGGAAGATACGGAACCTGGTGTAGACGGTGAGGTAGTGCCAACCGCCAACATAGCCGCCGGCCGAAACATTCGGTTGGCTGGCATTGATTTCAGTGAAGGCGATCAACCACTTAAGCCTGGATGCTTATTGACAGCCCGACACATTGGTTTGGTCGCCGCAATGAACGTTACCACCATAGCGGCCTACCGGAAGCCGGTTGTCGCCGTGCTCTCAACCGGGGATGAGGTGAAGTTGCCGGGCAGCAATCTGGGTCCGGGTGATATTGTGAGCTCAAGCGGCCCAGCCCTTCAGGCCATGTTGGAAAGCTGGGGCTGCGAGGTCCGCAACCTCGGCGTTGCCCGGGACGACCAGGCTGCCTTAACCGCCGCGTTCCAATCTGCCCTGGGTGCCGATCTTCTTCTCACCACTGGCGGTGTCAGTGTTGGCGCCCATGATTTGGTGCGCGATGTGCTCGAAGGTGCTGGCGATGGTGAGCTTGCCTTCTGGCGCATCGCCATGCGGCCAGGCAAGCCACTGATGTTCGGCCATGTGGGTCAGCTACCGGTACTGGGCTTGCCGGGTAACCCGGTTTCCAGCCTCGTCTGCGCCCTACTCTTTGTTTGGCCCGCTGTTCAAAAACTTCGCGGCATGACGCCGGAACCGATGCCGTTCTTGCCCGCCATACTCAATGCACCCCTCTCAAAGAATGGGCCGAGAGATCATTATCAACGTGCCTCAATCGAGGTTGATGAGGCCGGCGGTCTTCATGCGCGTGCCGCGGATAGCCAAGATAGTTCGTTGATGACGGTACTCGCTAACGCCGATGGCCTAATTTTCCAGCCCGCCCATAGTTCAGCCCTTGAGGCAGGTAGTTCTGTGAAGGTCCTGCGCTTGAAAGATTTTCCTGGTTTTTAG
- the lexA gene encoding transcriptional repressor LexA, with the protein MLTRKQAELLKFICTRMDADGVAPSFDEMKVAIGLKSKSGIHRLISALEERGFIRRLPHRARALEILRRPDTMATPAQPAPAVPTIAASTAPANDHPQGAGDALDVPMMGRIAAGTPIEAIRQPDNFVQVPEALIGAKAADIYALEVAGDSMIEAGILDGDTVLIERCDQASNGVIVVALVDGEEVTLKRLRKNGSAVALEPANRDYEIQLFNADQVQVQGRLIGLMRQY; encoded by the coding sequence ATGTTGACCCGCAAGCAAGCTGAATTGCTGAAGTTTATCTGCACACGCATGGATGCGGATGGCGTTGCGCCGTCATTTGATGAAATGAAGGTCGCCATCGGCCTGAAATCTAAATCTGGCATTCACCGGCTCATTTCAGCGTTGGAAGAGCGCGGCTTTATCCGCCGCCTGCCCCACCGCGCCCGTGCCCTTGAGATTTTACGTCGCCCGGACACCATGGCGACGCCTGCCCAGCCCGCACCAGCGGTCCCCACGATTGCCGCATCTACGGCTCCAGCCAATGATCATCCCCAAGGTGCGGGTGATGCGCTCGATGTTCCCATGATGGGCCGCATTGCCGCCGGGACGCCGATTGAGGCGATCCGCCAGCCAGATAACTTTGTTCAAGTGCCAGAGGCGCTTATTGGCGCCAAAGCAGCGGATATCTACGCGCTGGAAGTGGCCGGTGACAGCATGATTGAGGCCGGGATCCTCGACGGAGATACCGTCCTCATCGAACGTTGCGACCAGGCTTCCAACGGCGTGATCGTTGTCGCCCTCGTCGATGGCGAAGAAGTGACCCTAAAGCGGTTGCGTAAAAATGGCAGCGCTGTCGCCCTGGAGCCCGCCAATCGCGACTATGAGATCCAGTTGTTCAATGCAGATCAGGTGCAGGTTCAGGGCCGCCTCATCGGCCTAATGCGCCAATACTGA
- a CDS encoding ComEC/Rec2 family competence protein, with amino-acid sequence MYSGRTLFRYGHSLWKWLKPGLLTNTNDIAGHWYLSVPILMIVGIAAYFALPIELPVWAGSTLGIATLICITAIGQPDEASWLVKLRLSLVGLLIVIAGFSVIQLRTHSVAAPMLQLIGPEEVGPVTVRAELISAEPRDGRHRLVLEITEFQGSARDLAELEGIKRIRISMPGSYTVPEVGSGLEIRAILRAPPGPSYPGGYAFRRDLFFQQIGAVGFAIGDPTILVEAPSGLGWHEQVASLRFSITTEIFDVLPGETGAVAAALVTGQRGGIGEETLQNIRDAGISHLLAISGLHLGVVAAWLFFCIRAPLAAIPPIVLRLPLKKISTLAALLGAGVYLVIAGMPTPTIRAFLMVAMGIGAIWLDRDPFSLRLVGLAAIIIILLRPELVMGPSFQMSFAAVVGLIATYQALKRRGLFSPTGADRRLRTRVSRFLLGLMLTTIIASAATAPFAIWHFQHAATFGLIGNLVGVPLASMWIIPLGLVSLIAMPFGVADWPLLAMGSGIDLMLVMAADIAALPYAALDTPALTPWLFGVMAIGVIMCLARLLPWVWLAAGVITLTIGFGAWEPHPVLLARSDGDLIGVHVNQAGEGRYLLLSRTRRDRFTADQWRRHLAGPEVQAWRDSEDMDGFQCDGDGCLVAQGLSVALTPGGLAEDCGRAEVILLPFHSHRSSCAASTVIDRWDLRDSGGLAIFLDEKTGRYSIENIAEKLGSRPWSGHGLQPQ; translated from the coding sequence ATGTATAGCGGGCGAACGTTATTCCGCTATGGCCATAGCCTTTGGAAATGGCTGAAACCTGGGCTTCTCACCAACACCAATGACATTGCAGGTCATTGGTACCTCTCCGTGCCAATCCTGATGATCGTCGGCATTGCCGCCTACTTCGCCCTGCCTATTGAGCTACCAGTCTGGGCAGGGTCCACGCTCGGCATCGCAACTCTCATCTGCATCACTGCCATAGGACAACCAGATGAAGCCTCATGGCTGGTGAAGTTGAGGCTTAGTTTAGTCGGTTTACTGATTGTTATTGCTGGATTTTCGGTGATCCAACTCAGAACCCATTCAGTTGCGGCACCAATGCTGCAGTTGATAGGCCCGGAAGAGGTGGGACCGGTTACAGTTCGGGCCGAACTGATATCGGCAGAGCCCCGTGATGGTCGGCACAGGCTGGTTCTCGAGATCACAGAGTTTCAAGGTTCAGCGCGGGATCTGGCCGAACTAGAGGGCATTAAACGAATACGGATCAGCATGCCGGGTAGCTACACCGTGCCAGAGGTCGGAAGTGGCCTTGAGATACGGGCCATCCTCCGCGCACCTCCCGGGCCCAGCTATCCCGGCGGCTATGCCTTCAGGCGCGATTTGTTCTTCCAGCAGATCGGCGCGGTTGGATTTGCCATCGGCGATCCAACCATCCTGGTTGAGGCGCCGTCAGGTCTCGGCTGGCACGAACAGGTCGCTAGCCTTCGGTTCAGTATCACCACCGAGATCTTCGACGTCCTGCCAGGTGAAACCGGGGCAGTTGCCGCCGCGCTGGTAACGGGGCAACGCGGGGGCATTGGTGAGGAAACGCTGCAGAACATCAGGGATGCCGGCATTTCGCATTTGCTCGCCATCTCTGGGCTTCATCTCGGGGTCGTCGCTGCCTGGTTGTTCTTCTGTATTCGGGCGCCCTTAGCTGCCATCCCGCCGATTGTTCTTCGCCTTCCACTCAAGAAAATCAGTACTTTAGCTGCCCTTCTTGGCGCAGGTGTTTATCTGGTCATTGCGGGTATGCCTACCCCAACGATCCGGGCGTTTCTCATGGTTGCCATGGGCATTGGGGCGATCTGGCTTGATCGTGACCCGTTTAGCCTGCGCCTGGTGGGGTTGGCCGCCATCATCATCATTCTGCTGCGTCCGGAGTTGGTCATGGGGCCCAGCTTTCAGATGTCATTCGCGGCCGTGGTTGGCTTGATCGCAACCTACCAGGCGTTGAAAAGGCGGGGGCTGTTCTCACCCACCGGTGCCGACCGTCGGCTCCGCACCAGAGTTTCCCGATTTCTATTGGGCTTGATGCTAACCACCATCATTGCGAGCGCAGCGACGGCACCCTTTGCTATCTGGCATTTCCAACATGCTGCTACCTTTGGTCTGATCGGGAATTTGGTCGGGGTGCCCTTGGCCTCGATGTGGATCATCCCGCTAGGCCTGGTTTCTCTGATCGCCATGCCATTTGGGGTGGCCGACTGGCCATTGCTGGCTATGGGCAGTGGCATTGACCTGATGTTGGTTATGGCCGCCGACATTGCCGCACTGCCTTACGCGGCATTGGACACCCCCGCGCTGACCCCGTGGTTGTTTGGGGTCATGGCAATTGGGGTAATCATGTGCCTTGCTAGGTTGTTGCCGTGGGTATGGCTGGCCGCTGGGGTGATCACGCTTACCATCGGATTTGGCGCCTGGGAGCCGCATCCGGTGCTATTGGCGCGGTCGGATGGTGATCTTATTGGGGTTCATGTGAACCAGGCTGGGGAGGGGCGTTATCTCCTCTTGTCCCGAACCAGACGGGATCGTTTCACCGCCGACCAGTGGCGTCGGCATTTGGCAGGGCCGGAAGTTCAAGCGTGGCGCGACAGCGAAGACATGGATGGCTTTCAGTGTGATGGGGATGGCTGTCTGGTCGCCCAGGGCTTGAGCGTTGCCCTAACGCCAGGCGGGTTGGCAGAGGATTGCGGTCGTGCTGAGGTCATCCTGTTGCCGTTCCACAGCCATAGATCAAGCTGTGCCGCCTCAACCGTCATAGACCGTTGGGATCTCCGCGACAGCGGCGGATTGGCTATCTTTCTGGATGAAAAGACAGGGCGTTATTCAATTGAAAACATTGCAGAAAAGCTAGGTAGCCGACCCTGGTCTGGCCATGGCCTGCAGCCACAGTAG
- a CDS encoding glutamate--tRNA ligase: MSVVTRFAPSPTGFLHIGGARTALFNWLFAKHHGGTCLLRIEDTDRARSTKAAIGAIIEGLEWFGLDFDGDPIFQYARRDRHVEVVEELLAKGGAYRCYASQEELDEMRAAAKAAGKPMRYDGRWRDRDASEAPDGVDPVIRLKAPLDGDTVINDAVQGKVTIANAQLDDMVLLRSDGSPTYMLSVVVDDHDMGITHVIRGDDHLTNAFRQHQLYQAMGWDVPTFAHIPLIHGPDGAKLSKRHGALGLQDYREMGFLPEAMQNYLLRLGWSHGDDEIINTQQAIEWFDLNGVGRAPSRLDADKLAHVNSVYLRDADPDRITDLILARRATEGVQLSNTQRGWLKTLLPMLIERHSNINELADNIAYLEANGSVTRDEKTSGMLTPEQDELVAAMARSLADLSDFTEEGVSGAIKTLATDHGLKMGKVAPLLRAALCGTMQAPSIFAIAGVLGRDECLARIGDARQQITASVT, encoded by the coding sequence ATGAGTGTCGTTACCCGCTTTGCCCCTTCCCCAACCGGTTTCCTCCATATTGGTGGGGCCCGTACCGCGCTGTTTAACTGGCTGTTCGCCAAGCATCACGGTGGTACTTGCCTCTTACGGATTGAGGACACCGACCGTGCCCGGTCCACTAAGGCCGCGATTGGCGCGATTATTGAAGGATTAGAATGGTTTGGCCTCGATTTTGATGGCGACCCGATCTTCCAATATGCCCGCCGTGACCGCCATGTTGAGGTTGTTGAAGAGCTGTTGGCCAAGGGCGGCGCCTATCGCTGCTACGCCAGCCAGGAAGAACTCGATGAGATGCGCGCCGCCGCCAAGGCCGCTGGCAAGCCAATGCGCTATGATGGCCGCTGGCGCGATCGTGATGCCTCGGAAGCGCCAGACGGCGTTGATCCTGTCATCCGACTGAAGGCACCCCTGGATGGCGATACGGTGATCAATGACGCGGTTCAGGGTAAAGTAACCATCGCCAACGCCCAACTGGACGATATGGTCCTCCTCCGCTCTGACGGTAGCCCGACCTACATGCTGTCCGTCGTGGTGGATGACCATGATATGGGAATTACCCATGTTATTCGCGGTGATGACCACCTGACTAACGCATTCCGTCAGCACCAGCTTTACCAGGCAATGGGTTGGGATGTGCCAACCTTCGCCCATATCCCGTTGATCCACGGCCCCGACGGCGCCAAGCTGTCTAAACGCCATGGTGCCCTTGGCCTGCAGGATTATCGTGAGATGGGCTTCCTGCCGGAAGCGATGCAGAACTATCTGCTGCGGTTGGGTTGGTCCCATGGCGATGATGAGATCATTAACACCCAGCAAGCCATTGAATGGTTTGATCTTAATGGTGTTGGCCGCGCGCCTTCCCGCCTCGATGCTGATAAGCTGGCCCATGTGAACAGTGTTTATCTGCGTGATGCAGACCCGGACCGCATTACCGATCTGATCCTCGCTCGCCGGGCAACCGAGGGTGTTCAGCTCTCCAACACCCAACGCGGTTGGTTGAAGACGCTTTTGCCGATGCTGATCGAGCGGCACAGCAATATCAATGAACTTGCTGATAACATTGCCTATTTGGAAGCCAATGGCAGTGTGACCCGGGATGAGAAGACGAGCGGCATGCTAACGCCAGAGCAAGATGAGCTGGTGGCCGCCATGGCGCGGAGTCTGGCTGATTTGTCAGATTTCACCGAAGAGGGCGTCTCAGGCGCCATCAAAACGCTCGCAACGGATCACGGTTTGAAGATGGGTAAAGTGGCCCCCCTGCTCCGTGCGGCGCTCTGTGGAACCATGCAAGCCCCGTCAATCTTTGCAATTGCAGGGGTTCTAGGCCGGGATGAGTGTCTGGCTCGGATTGGGGATGCCAGGCAGCAAATTACCGCCTCGGTTACTTAA
- the gltA gene encoding citrate (Si)-synthase — translation MSQAAANPEANGSADAGQPAKDTTRIINGNNGQNYDCAMRHPTLGPSVVDIRKLYGDMDLFTFDPGFTSTASCESKITFIDGDKGVLLHAGYPIEQLADNSDFLEVCYLLLEGELPNAQQKAQFTNDITYHTMVHEQIGYFFRGFRRDAHPMAIMCGVVGALSAFYHDSLDIRDEQQRMISAHRLIAKIPTLAAMTYKYSMGQPFVYPRNDMDYSENFLHMMFSVPAEEYKVNPVLARAMNKILILHADHEQNASTSTVRLAGSSGANPFAVIAAGIASLWGPAHGGANEAVLKMLQEIGSKDRIPEFIERAKDKDDPFRLMGFGHRVYKNFDPRAKVMRESCHEVLDELGIRDEPLLELAMELERIALEDEYFVAKKLYPNVDFYSGIILKAMGIPVSMFTVLFAVARTVGWVAQWKEMIEDPGQRIGRPRQLYTGYGERDYVPVEKRG, via the coding sequence ATGAGCCAAGCCGCCGCCAACCCCGAGGCAAATGGCAGCGCCGATGCCGGCCAACCAGCCAAAGACACAACCCGCATAATCAACGGTAACAACGGGCAAAACTACGACTGCGCGATGCGCCACCCCACCCTGGGGCCGAGCGTGGTCGATATTCGTAAGCTCTATGGTGACATGGACCTGTTCACCTTTGACCCGGGTTTCACCTCCACAGCCTCCTGTGAGTCCAAAATCACCTTCATCGATGGTGATAAGGGCGTCCTGCTTCATGCCGGTTACCCGATTGAGCAACTGGCCGATAACTCAGACTTCTTAGAGGTTTGCTACCTATTGCTCGAAGGTGAACTGCCGAATGCGCAGCAGAAGGCGCAGTTCACCAATGACATCACCTATCACACGATGGTGCATGAGCAGATTGGCTACTTCTTCCGTGGTTTCCGCCGTGATGCGCACCCAATGGCCATTATGTGCGGTGTCGTCGGCGCCCTTTCCGCCTTCTATCACGACAGCCTGGATATCCGTGACGAACAGCAACGGATGATCTCAGCCCACCGGTTGATCGCAAAGATCCCGACCCTGGCGGCGATGACCTACAAATACAGCATGGGTCAGCCCTTCGTGTATCCACGTAATGACATGGATTACTCGGAGAACTTCCTCCACATGATGTTCTCGGTCCCGGCTGAGGAGTACAAGGTAAACCCTGTTCTGGCCCGTGCCATGAACAAGATCCTGATCCTTCACGCAGATCACGAGCAGAATGCCTCCACCTCCACGGTGCGCTTGGCTGGTTCCTCAGGTGCCAACCCATTTGCCGTGATTGCAGCGGGTATCGCTTCCCTCTGGGGGCCTGCCCATGGCGGCGCCAATGAGGCCGTGTTGAAGATGCTGCAAGAGATCGGCAGCAAAGACCGCATTCCAGAGTTTATCGAGCGTGCGAAGGATAAGGATGATCCATTCCGCCTGATGGGCTTCGGTCACCGCGTCTATAAGAACTTCGACCCACGCGCCAAGGTGATGCGTGAGTCCTGCCACGAGGTTCTGGACGAACTCGGCATCCGTGATGAGCCGCTGCTTGAGCTTGCTATGGAGCTGGAGCGGATTGCCCTTGAGGACGAGTATTTCGTCGCTAAGAAGCTCTATCCAAACGTCGATTTCTATTCCGGCATCATCCTCAAGGCCATGGGCATACCGGTCAGCATGTTTACTGTGCTGTTCGCCGTTGCACGCACCGTCGGCTGGGTTGCCCAGTGGAAAGAGATGATTGAAGATCCAGGCCAACGCATTGGCCGCCCGCGCCAGCTCTATACGGGCTATGGTGAGCGGGATTACGTTCCGGTTGAAAAGCGCGGCTAA
- the lpxB gene encoding lipid-A-disaccharide synthase: MIDTPVQKSQAVSDRRPIIFVVAAEPSGDALGAPILDALSDLAPGRYRYVGIGGEQMIEAGLEPIFPMADITAFGLAEVLPRIPTILRRLKETEQAIRLMKPSLLLTIDGPDHSFRLAKKLRNLSMPKMHLVAPTVWAWRPKRAAKVAKLYDHLLCLFPFEPPYFEAEGMAASFIGHPLVTGPAMSADGDEFRQRHGIPSDQRLITVLPGSRRGEVEKLSGVFGEALGLLRQRIGSFTAVIPTVGPVADLVRANTEDWPVDHVVVQGIEDKYGAMAASKAGLAASGTVALELALTGLPGVIAYRANPISAAIFRRLALTQYVSLPNIILQRPLIPECLQEDCTPNRLADELEAMCKFEKRRDSVLDGYKQVAEKLGAGQLDPATMAAKTLLKLAASKPEPV, translated from the coding sequence ATGATCGATACGCCTGTTCAAAAGAGCCAGGCGGTATCTGATCGCCGCCCCATCATTTTTGTTGTGGCCGCTGAGCCATCCGGTGATGCGCTTGGCGCGCCGATCCTTGATGCCCTAAGTGACCTTGCCCCGGGCCGGTATCGTTATGTCGGCATTGGCGGGGAGCAGATGATTGAGGCGGGGCTTGAGCCTATCTTCCCTATGGCCGACATCACTGCCTTTGGCCTGGCAGAGGTCCTGCCGCGTATCCCCACCATCCTTCGCCGATTGAAGGAGACAGAGCAGGCAATCAGGTTGATGAAGCCGTCACTGCTCCTGACCATTGATGGACCGGATCATAGCTTCCGATTGGCGAAAAAGTTACGCAACCTTTCGATGCCGAAGATGCATCTGGTTGCCCCGACAGTTTGGGCCTGGCGGCCTAAACGAGCGGCTAAAGTCGCCAAACTCTATGACCATCTGCTTTGCCTGTTTCCGTTTGAGCCACCCTATTTTGAGGCTGAAGGGATGGCGGCCAGCTTTATCGGCCATCCATTGGTGACTGGACCCGCCATGTCGGCAGATGGCGACGAGTTTCGCCAACGTCACGGTATTCCAAGCGATCAACGCCTGATCACCGTCCTGCCCGGAAGCCGTAGGGGTGAGGTTGAAAAGCTGTCCGGCGTATTTGGGGAGGCGCTTGGTCTCCTCCGACAACGAATTGGGTCCTTCACCGCTGTTATCCCGACCGTTGGCCCTGTGGCCGATCTGGTGAGAGCCAATACTGAAGATTGGCCGGTTGATCATGTGGTCGTTCAGGGTATCGAGGACAAGTATGGGGCCATGGCCGCGTCTAAGGCCGGGCTCGCTGCATCCGGCACCGTGGCCCTAGAGTTGGCCCTGACTGGTTTGCCAGGCGTCATTGCTTACCGGGCCAATCCAATCTCAGCCGCTATCTTCCGGCGCCTAGCCCTGACGCAATATGTGTCCCTGCCGAACATCATTCTACAGCGGCCACTGATCCCTGAATGTCTGCAAGAAGACTGCACGCCCAATCGGTTAGCCGATGAGCTTGAGGCAATGTGCAAGTTTGAAAAGCGGCGGGATTCGGTCTTGGACGGCTACAAACAGGTCGCTGAGAAACTAGGTGCGGGTCAGTTGGACCCGGCGACCATGGCCGCTAAGACGCTGCTAAAGCTGGCAGCGTCAAAACCCGAGCCGGTTTGA
- the lpxI gene encoding UDP-2,3-diacylglucosamine diphosphatase LpxI (LpxI, functionally equivalent to LpxH, replaces it in LPS biosynthesis in a minority of bacteria.), giving the protein MTEAPRKLGIVAGGGSLPGLVAREAIAQGRNVHIVALEGFAEPDLLPADVPQTPMPLGAGGRMIDLFRAEAVADIVLVGPVRRPGLRDLKPDWKTVKVLTKASLKGLGDDGLLGMVRDGIEAEGFRLLGIADILPDLLARPGLIAGNAPDEQAVSDIDRGIEVVTALGAADIGQAAIVQQGIVLAVEAIEGTDAMLARAGDLRREGEGGVLVKLVKPGQDRRLDLPTIGRQTVKGAIAAGLRGIAVSAGACQIVEAEAVKSDVEAAGLFLIGVEAPA; this is encoded by the coding sequence TTGACGGAAGCGCCGCGAAAACTCGGCATCGTTGCAGGTGGCGGTTCGCTGCCGGGCTTGGTGGCCCGTGAGGCCATAGCCCAAGGCCGCAACGTCCATATCGTTGCGCTCGAAGGGTTCGCAGAACCCGATCTTCTTCCCGCTGATGTTCCGCAGACACCGATGCCTCTAGGCGCCGGTGGTCGGATGATTGATCTATTCCGTGCGGAGGCAGTGGCCGACATTGTCTTGGTCGGCCCGGTGAGGCGTCCCGGCCTTCGCGACCTAAAGCCAGATTGGAAGACCGTTAAGGTACTAACTAAGGCCAGCCTCAAGGGCCTCGGCGATGATGGCCTATTAGGAATGGTTCGCGATGGTATCGAGGCTGAGGGCTTTCGGCTACTTGGTATTGCGGACATCCTTCCTGACCTTTTGGCCCGACCCGGTTTGATTGCCGGCAATGCACCGGATGAACAGGCTGTTAGTGACATCGATCGGGGCATTGAGGTCGTAACGGCCTTAGGCGCCGCTGACATTGGACAGGCCGCCATCGTTCAGCAGGGCATTGTGTTGGCGGTAGAGGCGATTGAGGGCACCGATGCCATGTTAGCCCGCGCTGGCGATCTCCGCCGTGAGGGTGAGGGCGGGGTGCTGGTTAAGCTGGTTAAGCCAGGGCAAGATCGCCGCTTGGATTTGCCTACGATTGGACGGCAGACGGTTAAGGGCGCAATCGCCGCCGGTCTGCGCGGGATTGCCGTTAGTGCCGGTGCCTGCCAAATCGTTGAGGCCGAAGCGGTCAAAAGCGATGTTGAAGCAGCTGGCCTATTCCTGATCGGCGTTGAGGCGCCAGCCTAA
- the lpxA gene encoding acyl-ACP--UDP-N-acetylglucosamine O-acyltransferase: MSAQIHPSAVVDPKAELADDVIIGPFCHIGPDVTLASKVHLKSHVVVDGITEIGEETEIYPFTSIGSPPQDLKYGGEKSRLVIGKRNRIREHVTINTGTEGGGMETRLGDDCLLMVGAHMAHDCIVGNQVIFANNATLAGHVVVGDHAILGGLSAVHQFVRIGPHAMIGGMSGVENDVIPYGLVLGERANLAGLNLVGLDRRGFERSEVNQLRQAFKQIFMGEGTFADRVAAAKAEYADSDLVQDVISFVTAESSRSICQPKAGN; encoded by the coding sequence GTGATCATTGGGCCGTTCTGTCATATCGGCCCCGATGTGACCTTGGCGTCCAAGGTGCATTTAAAGAGCCACGTTGTGGTCGATGGCATCACCGAGATTGGTGAAGAGACTGAGATCTATCCCTTCACCAGCATCGGTTCCCCTCCGCAGGATTTGAAATATGGTGGTGAGAAGTCGCGTCTCGTGATTGGTAAGCGGAACCGTATTCGCGAGCATGTGACCATCAATACAGGCACCGAGGGTGGGGGTATGGAAACCCGGCTCGGCGATGATTGCCTACTGATGGTTGGCGCCCATATGGCCCATGATTGCATCGTCGGTAATCAGGTGATCTTTGCCAATAATGCGACCCTGGCTGGCCATGTGGTGGTTGGTGATCACGCCATCCTTGGTGGATTGAGTGCCGTTCACCAGTTTGTGCGTATCGGTCCCCATGCCATGATTGGCGGCATGTCTGGTGTTGAGAATGATGTCATTCCCTACGGCCTCGTCCTTGGTGAGCGTGCGAACCTGGCCGGTCTGAACCTCGTTGGCCTAGACCGTCGTGGTTTTGAGCGTAGTGAGGTCAATCAACTGCGCCAGGCCTTCAAGCAGATCTTCATGGGCGAGGGGACCTTCGCCGACCGCGTGGCGGCTGCGAAAGCCGAATACGCTGATAGCGACCTCGTTCAGGACGTGATCAGCTTTGTCACTGCTGAAAGCTCACGATCCATCTGCCAGCCCAAGGCCGGCAATTGA